From Synoicihabitans lomoniglobus, the proteins below share one genomic window:
- a CDS encoding rolling circle replication-associated protein: MPYTTPNFWTERNAAAKCRQMKKRGMPDLDGGRFITLTVNRELCPDEGGTWRLLEPPEAYEMGKARLRRFIARLRKRYKIRRWFWKMELHQPDNNGLVYAHWHFWFDYGGHIPGEEVTKAWGLGRTDIRRVRRKEWTYLFKYMCKQAGDLPDWLTSMTKVRLFQTSMGFFSGNDAPPEDTPSPRQLDDIDETKNDCAHEMDTIGERIVRWTRCVVARSTSSDGSQRHKLLVMQTSRWGDLLAAFAELRIRLGITQADCEIKTQKITTTWLTQLPPCLQGYT, encoded by the coding sequence ATGCCCTACACGACTCCGAACTTTTGGACGGAGCGCAACGCGGCCGCGAAATGTCGGCAAATGAAGAAACGCGGCATGCCCGACCTCGACGGAGGTCGGTTTATTACCCTCACAGTCAATCGGGAGCTGTGTCCTGACGAAGGAGGGACTTGGCGACTGCTGGAACCACCGGAAGCGTATGAAATGGGGAAGGCTCGCCTTCGTCGTTTCATAGCTCGGCTCAGAAAGCGCTATAAGATCCGCCGTTGGTTCTGGAAAATGGAACTCCATCAACCGGACAACAACGGCCTCGTTTACGCTCACTGGCACTTCTGGTTCGACTACGGCGGGCATATCCCCGGCGAAGAAGTCACCAAAGCCTGGGGCCTCGGCCGTACCGACATTCGCCGGGTCCGTCGCAAGGAATGGACCTACCTCTTTAAATATATGTGCAAGCAAGCCGGGGACTTACCCGACTGGCTCACCTCCATGACGAAGGTCCGCCTATTTCAAACGTCCATGGGATTCTTTTCGGGCAACGATGCGCCACCAGAGGACACGCCGTCCCCCCGGCAGCTCGATGATATCGACGAAACAAAAAACGACTGTGCCCACGAAATGGATACAATCGGGGAGAGAATCGTCCGATGGACTCGGTGTGTCGTTGCCCGATCAACCTCTTCGGACGGCTCCCAAAGGCACAAACTTCTCGTGATGCAAACCTCACGGTGGGGCGACCTTTTGGCGGCGTTCGCTGAACTCCGTATCCGCTTAGGCATTACGCAAGCGGACTGTGAAATCAAAACCCAAAAAATAACAACAACATGGCTAACGCAACTTCCTCCCTGCCTCCAGGGGTATACGTGA